A single window of Candidatus Bathyarchaeota archaeon DNA harbors:
- a CDS encoding type II toxin-antitoxin system VapC family toxin — protein MSLRVCVDSSVIVKWFKKGEEHEGEALRLRDEALSSKTCPIICEWVYLEVVRALVKAGYPKGKIVEAYKILREMAELGFIKTVPVQDLLERAKELEIELNLYASDAVNLATAIINSENILTEDKHLLQDDVRSYAEKLGLKIIRLKESYLKIN, from the coding sequence TTGAGCCTTAGGGTATGCGTTGACTCCTCTGTGATAGTGAAGTGGTTCAAAAAGGGAGAGGAGCACGAAGGGGAAGCGTTGAGGCTCAGAGACGAGGCCTTATCATCAAAGACCTGCCCAATCATATGTGAATGGGTATACCTGGAGGTTGTGAGAGCCCTCGTAAAGGCTGGATACCCAAAGGGGAAGATAGTTGAAGCCTATAAAATCCTCAGAGAGATGGCTGAACTGGGCTTCATTAAGACAGTGCCTGTACAAGACCTGCTTGAAAGGGCGAAAGAACTTGAAATTGAACTGAACCTCTACGCCTCAGACGCGGTGAACCTAGCAACAGCCATCATAAACTCAGAGAATATCCTAACAGAGGATAAACACCTACTTCAGGATGATGTAAGAAGCTATGCTGAGAAGCTGGGCTTAAAAATCATAAGGCTTAAAGAATCTTACCTTAAGATAAATTGA